One genomic segment of Sminthopsis crassicaudata isolate SCR6 chromosome 2, ASM4859323v1, whole genome shotgun sequence includes these proteins:
- the KCNG1 gene encoding voltage-gated potassium channel regulatory subunit KCNG1 — translation MTLLPGENSDYDYSALSCTSDASFNHQHSFFPRSESLKGVFYRRAKRLHPKDNAHQSSQPEDRKRQIIINVGGIKYLLPWTTLDEFPLTRLGQLKSCTNFDDILNVCDDYDVTCNEFFFDRNPGAFRTILTFLRVGKLRLLREMCALSFQEELLYWGIEEDNLDWCCRRRYLQKIEEFAEMNEREDDLLESESPGEMAEETRLGQCMKRLQDMVERPHSGLPGKVFACLSVLFVTITAVNLSISTMPSLREEEEQGECSQMCYNIFIVESVCVGWFSLEFLLRFIQAPSKFAFLRSPLTLIDIIAILPYYITLVVDSTSVGQKKPSSGNSYLDKVGLVLRILRALRILYVMRLARHSLGLQTLGLTARRCTREFGLLLLFLCVAIALFAPLLYVIENEMADSQEFSSIPACYWWAVITMTTVGYGDMVPRSTPGQVVALSSILSGILLMAFPVTSIFHTFSRSYLELKQEQERVMYRRAQFLIKTKSQLSNMSQNSNVLFGSTSSDTRNNN, via the exons ATGACCCTCTTGCCTGGAGAAAACTCAGATTATGACTACAGTGCCCTGAGCTGCACTTCTGATGCTTCCTTCAATCATCAGCATTCATTCTTTCCTCGGTCTGAGTCCCTCAAGGGTGTGTTTTATCGCAGAGCCAAGAGACTTCACCCCAAAGACAATGCCCACCAAAGCAGCCAACCTGAAGACCGAAAGAGACAGATCATTATTAATGTGGGGGGAATCAAGTACCTGCTGCCATGGACTACTCTGGATGAGTTTCCCCTTACTCGTCTGGGCCAGCTGAAATCTTGCACCAACTTTGATGACATCCTCAATGTCTGTGATGATTATGATGTGACCTGCAATGAGTTCTTCTTTGACAGAAACCCTGGGGCCTTTCGTACAATCTTGACCTTTCTCCGGGTGGGGAAGCTCCGGCTGCTCAGGGAGATGTGTGCCCTTTCTTTCCAGGAGGAGCTTCTGTATTGGGGCATCGAGGAGGACAACCTGGATTGGTGTTGCCGGCGGCGATACCTGCAGAAGATCGAGGAGTTTGCAGAGATGAATGAGAGGGAGGATGATCTCTTGGAGAGTGAGAGTCCTGGGGAAATGGCTGAGGAGACCAGGCTGGGCCAGTGCATGAAGAGGCTGCAGGACATGGTAGAGAGACCTCATTCAGGGCTTCCAGGAAAGGTTTTTGCCTGCCTGTCTGTGCTGTTTGTAACCATCACTGCAGTGAATCTGTCTATCAGCACTATGCCCAGcttgagagaagaggaagaacaa ggTGAATGCTCCCAGATGTGCTACAACATCTTCATTGTGGAGTCAGTATGCGTGGGCTGGTTCTCCCTTGAGTTCCTGCTGAGGTTCATCCAGGCTCCCAGCAAGTTTGCCTTTCTCCGGAGCCCACTGACTCTGATTGACATAATCGCTATACTTCCCTATTACATTACTCTGGTGGTGGATAGCACATCTGTGGGTCAAAAAAAACCTAGCTCTGGAAACAGCTATCTGGACAAGGTGGGCCTGGTGCTCCGTATCCTGCGGGCCTTGAGGATCTTATATGTCATGAGGCTGGCGAGACACTCTTTGGGCCTGCAGACACTTGGGCTCACAGCCCGACGGTGCACCCGGGAATTTGGGCTCTTGTTGCTGTTCCTTTGTGTGGCCATTGCCCTCTTTGCCCCATTACTTTATGTCATTGAGAACGAGATGGCTGATAGCCAAGAATTCAGCAGCATTCCAGCTTGCTACTGGTGGGCTGTCATCACCATGACCACAGTGGGTTACGGTGACATGGTACCCAGAAGCACCCCTGGCCAGGTGGTGGCCCTGAGCAGCATACTTAGTGGCATCCTCCTTATGGCATTCCCTGTGACCTCCATCTTCCATACATTCTCCCGCTCCTACCTGGAGCTGAAGCAGGAACAGGAAAGGGTCATGTATAGGAGGGCACAATTCCTGATCAAAACCAAGTCACAATTAAGTAACATGTCACAGAATAGCAATGTTTTATTTGGCAGCACCTCCTCAGACACTAGAAACAACAATTGA